The Haloprofundus salinisoli genome includes a region encoding these proteins:
- a CDS encoding IclR family transcriptional regulator, whose amino-acid sequence MPQSARNPVKAVQTALQIVDFLQEESPVGVTEISNAVGVTKGTVHCHLATLRQQGYVVKEKEKYKLGLRFVDVGQRVRDQNPIYHLAKDEVNNLADSTGEVALFTVEEEYKGICLHTARGEQAVRTELRVGHRNDLYHTAVGKAILAHKPVDEVDEFLDTVDFEQITDRTITDKERLLDELQEVRQNGLAYNHGETIPGLVGVGAPIRSQSGDVYGAISVIGPTSRMDDEHIETVASELRHAVNVIEINATSL is encoded by the coding sequence ATGCCACAAAGTGCCCGCAACCCGGTCAAGGCGGTTCAAACAGCCTTGCAGATTGTCGACTTTCTACAGGAAGAGTCACCTGTGGGTGTCACAGAGATTTCCAACGCAGTTGGCGTGACGAAAGGCACTGTCCACTGTCACCTCGCAACCCTTCGACAGCAAGGCTACGTCGTAAAAGAGAAAGAGAAGTACAAACTCGGACTTCGGTTCGTCGACGTGGGCCAACGTGTCCGCGACCAAAATCCAATCTACCACCTCGCAAAAGACGAGGTCAATAATCTGGCAGACTCGACCGGAGAGGTTGCGCTGTTTACCGTCGAAGAAGAATACAAAGGAATCTGTCTACACACAGCCCGTGGTGAACAAGCAGTTCGAACTGAACTCCGCGTTGGTCACCGCAATGACCTCTACCACACAGCCGTAGGCAAAGCAATACTGGCTCACAAACCAGTTGACGAGGTTGACGAATTCCTTGACACAGTCGACTTCGAACAGATCACAGACCGCACTATCACGGACAAGGAACGTTTGCTTGATGAGCTACAGGAGGTTCGTCAAAATGGGTTAGCGTACAACCATGGTGAGACCATTCCTGGATTGGTCGGGGTCGGTGCTCCGATCCGAAGCCAAAGTGGCGACGTCTACGGCGCAATCAGCGTTATCGGGCCAACGAGTCGAATGGACGACGAACACATCGAAACTGTCGCATCTGAACTTCGACACGCGGTCAACGTTATCGAAATCAACGCTACGTCGCTGTAG
- a CDS encoding PIG-L deacetylase family protein has product MADSPLRVLVIGAHPDDCDLRAGGVACKYAARGDEVLFVSMTDGTGGHHKQGGATLARRRKAEAEAAAAVAGIEYRIFDNPDGKLQPTLANREEIIRLIRTYDPDIVFTHRPNDYHPDHRYTSRLVQDAAYMVTVPNICPNTSELDSDPVIVYLHDEFEKPVPFSPDIVLSIDDVADQQFEMLDCHESQMYEWLPYTADMLEEVPNDTESRREWLRGGELPTVARLKRVADQYRDALIEKYGESQGESVVYAEAFEGCEYGRPLTDENIDELFPFE; this is encoded by the coding sequence ATGGCAGATTCACCCCTTCGCGTACTTGTTATCGGCGCTCATCCTGACGACTGTGATCTTCGCGCTGGCGGTGTTGCCTGCAAATACGCCGCTCGTGGAGATGAGGTACTGTTTGTATCTATGACGGACGGTACTGGCGGTCACCACAAACAAGGCGGTGCAACGTTGGCTCGTCGTCGGAAGGCAGAAGCAGAGGCTGCTGCAGCTGTCGCCGGGATTGAGTACCGTATTTTCGATAATCCGGATGGAAAACTGCAACCGACATTGGCCAATCGAGAGGAAATCATCCGTCTCATCCGGACGTATGACCCTGATATCGTCTTTACTCACCGTCCCAACGATTACCATCCTGACCACCGCTACACTTCACGTCTCGTTCAGGATGCAGCGTACATGGTCACTGTTCCAAACATCTGTCCAAACACCTCCGAGCTTGACTCTGATCCGGTTATCGTCTATTTGCACGATGAGTTCGAGAAGCCAGTGCCGTTTTCGCCCGATATAGTACTCTCCATAGACGACGTTGCCGACCAGCAATTCGAGATGCTCGATTGTCATGAGTCACAGATGTACGAGTGGCTTCCCTATACCGCAGATATGCTTGAGGAAGTGCCGAACGATACGGAGTCACGTCGTGAGTGGCTTCGAGGTGGCGAACTCCCGACTGTTGCACGGCTCAAGCGTGTCGCCGACCAATATCGGGATGCACTCATTGAGAAATACGGTGAGAGTCAAGGTGAGAGTGTCGTCTATGCTGAGGCGTTTGAAGGATGTGAGTATGGGCGACCACTAACTGACGAGAATATTGACGAACTGTTTCCCTTCGAGTAG
- a CDS encoding fumarylacetoacetate hydrolase family protein, protein MRTVRFRDEMGIARTGELIENTIIAGSKSYDPESIDYLPPCEPTKIICQAGGYMDHREESGFEDRPERPELFLKGPNCVSGHGDAIELPPGRETVDFEGEFAVVIGEQCRAVTEEDAIQYVAGYTCVNDVSNRDDQNQERNWVRGKAFDGSLPIGPVLASPDEIPGDATLTLRHNGKVKQETSLKSMIFSVEELVANISELITLEPGDVIATGTPYGPDSLAEGDVVEVEFEGVGTLRNHVTTR, encoded by the coding sequence ATGCGAACAGTCCGCTTTCGTGATGAGATGGGTATCGCCCGAACCGGCGAATTGATTGAGAACACGATTATTGCTGGTTCAAAGTCATACGACCCGGAATCCATTGATTACCTCCCACCGTGTGAGCCGACGAAAATTATCTGTCAAGCCGGCGGCTACATGGACCACCGCGAGGAATCCGGATTCGAGGACCGACCAGAACGCCCGGAGTTGTTCCTCAAAGGCCCGAACTGTGTATCTGGACACGGTGACGCCATTGAGCTTCCCCCCGGGCGAGAAACCGTTGACTTCGAGGGGGAATTTGCGGTGGTCATCGGCGAACAATGCCGCGCGGTCACCGAAGAAGATGCAATACAGTACGTTGCGGGATACACTTGCGTCAACGACGTCTCGAACCGCGATGACCAGAATCAAGAGCGAAATTGGGTTCGTGGGAAGGCTTTCGATGGATCGCTTCCAATAGGTCCCGTCCTCGCTTCACCAGACGAAATCCCCGGGGATGCAACGCTCACACTCCGTCATAACGGCAAGGTAAAACAAGAAACCTCGCTCAAATCGATGATCTTCTCGGTTGAAGAGCTCGTCGCAAACATCTCTGAGCTCATTACGCTTGAACCGGGAGACGTTATCGCCACTGGTACACCATACGGCCCCGATTCGTTAGCTGAAGGTGACGTTGTGGAAGTCGAATTTGAGGGGGTTGGGACATTGCGAAATCACGTGACGACAAGATAG
- a CDS encoding ABC transporter permease has translation MIETEARPQFALSTYDSNSGMGCYTATRYKTEFGKWLVGMNYYVKRFGQAALTLFAVITITFVLYRMMPGNPIQQMQAQLMSGGNLGFGGSERSPEQVDRLVRIYTGIEPNQPIHIAYFEYLRDIILYQDFGESIWHDQPVFYLLFRAMPWSVFVSVYGLITGISMTIIFGSLMAYYEGSRFDKVMTGIIIVIQSVPYYVGAILMLSFLAFQFGWFPTGGHYDSSLTPGLNIPFMTSVAHHATLPILTGFILGFGGSALGLRGNAIRIIGEDFVRVARLRGISSNRIATYYVGRNAILPLYTGIMMSIASLFGSSIIMETIFTYPGVGWYTYDALMNRDYPLLMGAFIFFTVITVIGILLADLTYGLVDPRASEKGKESY, from the coding sequence ATGATTGAGACTGAAGCTCGACCTCAGTTTGCTCTCTCGACTTACGACTCGAATTCTGGGATGGGATGCTATACCGCCACAAGATATAAGACGGAGTTCGGAAAATGGCTGGTTGGAATGAATTACTACGTGAAGCGCTTCGGGCAAGCCGCCCTGACATTATTCGCGGTAATCACGATTACATTCGTGCTCTACCGGATGATGCCTGGAAACCCAATCCAGCAGATGCAGGCTCAATTAATGAGCGGCGGCAATCTCGGATTCGGTGGCTCCGAGCGAAGTCCCGAACAGGTCGACCGCTTAGTACGGATATACACGGGTATTGAACCAAACCAACCAATACACATCGCATACTTCGAGTACCTCCGAGACATTATCCTCTACCAGGACTTTGGTGAGTCGATCTGGCACGACCAGCCCGTCTTTTATCTCTTGTTCCGTGCGATGCCCTGGTCTGTGTTCGTGAGCGTCTATGGCCTCATCACCGGCATCAGCATGACCATCATCTTCGGCTCTCTGATGGCATACTACGAGGGAAGCCGGTTCGACAAAGTAATGACCGGCATCATCATCGTCATTCAGTCGGTTCCGTACTACGTTGGTGCAATTTTGATGCTGTCGTTTCTGGCGTTTCAATTCGGGTGGTTCCCGACTGGTGGCCACTACGACTCGAGTCTCACTCCCGGATTGAATATACCCTTCATGACGAGTGTAGCTCACCATGCGACACTACCTATCTTGACGGGATTCATCCTTGGATTTGGTGGAAGTGCACTCGGCCTCCGCGGAAATGCCATTCGTATTATCGGAGAGGACTTCGTCCGGGTCGCACGCCTCCGTGGGATTAGCAGCAATCGAATTGCCACGTACTACGTCGGCCGAAACGCCATTCTTCCACTCTACACGGGTATCATGATGAGCATCGCATCGTTGTTCGGCAGCAGCATCATCATGGAGACGATATTCACGTACCCAGGTGTGGGGTGGTATACGTACGACGCGCTGATGAACCGCGATTACCCGTTACTGATGGGCGCGTTCATCTTCTTCACCGTCATCACTGTTATCGGTATTCTCTTAGCCGATCTCACATACGGATTGGTCGATCCACGTGCGTCCGAAAAGGGGAAAGAAAGCTACTGA
- a CDS encoding ABC transporter permease — MSEFNSEENRPAEASVFERVSEAHSEPLSRQERLERWYYDTVVVTAKIIWEDIRARIGISILLFIILMGVVGPFIVERPQIGDYPKFIGPFQSTKFILGTDGLGMPIGAQIVHATPAMLKMAFAGAVVAMSIGIVIGTTAGYKGGRVDDVLMTLTDIVLTMPGLPLIVVLAAIYQPENPYVVGFILAIDNWPGLARRLRSQVLTIREESYVEASRAMGFGSPEILRRDIIPQLMPYITINSAGAARSIIYESVGLYFLGILPFTTLNWGVMMNMAYSNGAVSNPMLSGHWLWFPMLVLLLLSLGLILFSQGMDRIFNPRLRARHQRSGDDGDSTNPAVVE; from the coding sequence ATGAGTGAATTCAATTCCGAAGAAAATAGACCGGCAGAGGCGTCGGTGTTCGAACGAGTAAGTGAGGCCCATTCCGAGCCGCTTAGTCGGCAGGAGCGGCTTGAGCGGTGGTACTATGATACAGTTGTAGTCACCGCAAAAATCATCTGGGAGGACATCCGCGCACGGATCGGCATCAGTATCCTCCTGTTCATCATTTTGATGGGTGTCGTCGGTCCGTTCATTGTTGAACGGCCACAGATAGGTGATTACCCCAAGTTCATTGGGCCATTCCAGAGTACCAAATTCATCCTCGGAACCGACGGTCTCGGGATGCCTATCGGCGCACAAATCGTTCACGCTACCCCCGCAATGCTCAAAATGGCGTTTGCAGGAGCAGTCGTCGCAATGAGTATCGGGATCGTCATTGGAACCACTGCCGGTTACAAAGGTGGTCGAGTCGACGACGTTCTCATGACGCTGACCGACATCGTCCTCACGATGCCGGGACTCCCACTAATCGTCGTTCTCGCGGCGATTTACCAACCTGAAAATCCCTACGTCGTTGGGTTTATCCTTGCGATAGACAACTGGCCAGGTCTCGCCCGACGTCTTCGGTCGCAAGTGCTGACCATCAGAGAGGAATCCTACGTTGAGGCCTCGCGTGCCATGGGATTCGGCTCTCCAGAGATACTCCGCCGAGATATTATCCCCCAACTGATGCCGTACATCACAATCAATTCCGCAGGGGCTGCTCGGTCGATTATTTACGAGTCTGTGGGTCTCTACTTCCTGGGGATCCTTCCGTTTACAACCCTCAACTGGGGTGTGATGATGAATATGGCGTACTCAAACGGGGCAGTGTCTAATCCGATGCTTTCTGGGCACTGGCTCTGGTTCCCGATGCTCGTGCTACTGTTGCTCTCTCTGGGGCTTATCCTATTCTCACAGGGAATGGATCGAATCTTCAATCCGCGACTTCGAGCGCGGCACCAGCGCTCAGGTGACGATGGCGACTCCACGAACCCAGCGGTAGTCGAGTAG